GGGCGCCTGCGGCGGGCTTCTCCCCCACCCCGCCCTCCCGAGACCGGGGCTCCGCCCCGCACCGCGGTCCTCGAACGCCGGACGACCTGGGTCGTGTCCGGAGAGTCCCGCCTGGCTCGCGACCTAGCGCCCGACCTCCTTGGTCACCAGCGCGACCGCCTCGTCCACGTCGTCCGTGACGTGGAAGAGGAGGAGGTCGTGCTCGGAGGCCTTGCCGCCGGCGACGACCGAGTCGCGGAGCCAGTCGACCAGGCCCTTCCAGTACTCCGAGCCGAAGAGCACGATCGGGAAGCGGGTGACCTTGCGGGTCTGGACGAGGGTCAGGGCCTCGAAGAGCTCGTCGAGGGTGCCGAGACCGCCCGGCAGCACGACGAAGCCCTGCGCGTACTTCACGAACATCGTCTTGCGGACGAAGAAGTAGCGGAAGTTCACGCCGATGTCGACGTGCGGGTTGAGGCCCTGCTCGAAGGGGAGCTCGATGCCGAGGCCCACGGAGACGCCCTCGGCCTCCCGGGCGCCCTTGTTGGCCGCCTCCATGGCGCCCGGTCCGCCGCCGGTGATGACGGCGAAGCCCGCCTCGACGAGGGCGCGGCCGATGCGGACGCCGGCCTCGTACTCGGGCGAGTCGGGCTTGGTGCGGGCCGAGCCGAAGACGCTGATCGCGCTCGGGAGTTCGGCCAGGGCGCCGAAGCCCTCCACGAACTCGGACTGGATGCGCATGACCCGCCAGGGGTCGGTGTGCACCCACTCCGAGTCGCCCTCGGTGTCGAGCAGGCGCTGGTCCGTGGTGCCGGGCTGGACCTGGTCGCGGCGCCTGAGCACCGGTCCCAGCCTCTGCTCCTCCGGCTTCTTCGGCTCCTCGGGGACACCCATGGCCTGCTCCTTTCACCGTTCCACTGATCTTCCGGTCCGGTCAGGGTAGGTCCACGGAGGTGACGAAAAGCGAAATTCCGGGAATCAGTCGGTCAGCCAGTCGCGAAGCCTTGCCTCGCAGTGGTGGATCTTCTCGACGTGCACGTGCTCGTCGCGCTTGTGCGCGTAGATGGGGTCGCCGGGCCCGTAGTTGACGGCGGGGACGCCCAGCGCGCTGAAGCGGGCGACGTCGGTCCAGCCGAACTTGGGGTGGGCGCTGCCGCCGACCGCCTTCATGAAGGCCGCGGCGGCGGGGTGGGAGAGGCCGGGCAGGGCGCCGCCGCTCTCGTCGTCGATCTCGAACTCGGCGACGCCGCAGTCCGCGAAGACCTCGCGGACGTGGGCCACGGCCTGCTCCGGGGAGAGGTCGGGGGCGTAGCGGTAGTTGACGGTGACCACGCACGCGTCGGGGATGACGTTGGTGGCGACGCCGCCCTCGATGCCGACGGCGTTGAGGCCCTCGTGGAACTCCAGGCCGTCGATGACCGGCTTGCGCGGCTCGTAGGCGGCGAGGCGGGCGAGGATGGGGGCGGCGGCGTGGATGGCGTTGGAGCCCATCCAGGAGCGCGCGGAGTGGGCCCGCTCGCCCGCCGTGTGCAGCTTGACCCGCAGGGTTCCCTGGCAGCCGCCCTCGACCTCGCCGAAGGAGGGCTCCAGCAGGACGGCGAAGTCGCCCGCGAGCCAGTCCGGGTGGGCGTCGGCGATCTTGCCGAGGCCGTTGAGGTGCGCGGCGACCTCCTCGTTGTCGTAGAACACGAAGGTGAGGTCGCGGTTGGGCGCGGGGACGGTGGCGGCGATCCGCAGCTGGACGGCGACGCCCGACTTCATGTCGGAGGTGCCGCAGCCCCACAGGATGCCGTCCTCGTCGAGCCGGGAGGGCACGTTGTCGGCGATGGGGACGGTGTCGATGTGTCCGGCGAGGACGACCCGCTCGTCGCGGCCGAGGTCCGTGCGGGCGACGACGTTGTTGCCGTGCCGGTCGACGGTGAGGTGCGGGAGCCCGCGCAGGGCGGCCTCGATCGCGTCGGCGAGCGGCTTCTCGGTTCCGCTGACGGACGGGAAGTCGACCAGGGCGGCGGTCAGCGCGGCGCCGTCGAGCGTGAGGTCCAGCGAGGTCTCTCCAGGAGCGGTGTCAGCCATGTGCCGACCCTAACGCGGCCTCCAGTACGGTGGGGCCCGTGTCCGAGCCCACCCGTCCCCCCAGCCCCGTCCGTCGCGGGCGCCGCGCCCGGTTCACGGCGGCGTTCGCCGTCCTCCTCGGCCTGGTCGCCTATGTGGCCGTGCACTACGTCACGGGGAGCAAGGGCGCGCCGCGGTGCAGCATCGGAAGCGGGGCGAACCAGTACGAGTTCACCCCGGAGCAGGCGTCCAACGCGGCGACGATCGCGGCCGTGGGCACCAGCCGGAGGATGCCGGAGCGGGCGGTGACGATCGCGCTGGCGACGGCGCTGCAGGAGTCGGCTCTGTACAACATCGAGCACGGCGACCGGGACTCGCTCGGCCTGTTCCAGCAGCGTCCCTCACAGGGCTGGGGGACGCCGGAGCAGATCCTCGACCCGGTCTACTCGTCGGGGAAGTTCTACGAGGGCCTGGAGAAGGTCCCGGGCTATTCGCGGCTGCCGCTGACGGTGGCGGCGCAGAAGGTGCAGCGCAGCGGCTTCCCCCAGGCGTACGCGAAGCACGAGCCGGACGCCGCGCTGCTGTCGGCGGCGCTGACCGGCCGGGCGCCGGCCTCGCTGGAGTGCACGGCGGACGTCTCGGAGGGCCGGCCGGGCGATCCGGCGCGGGTGCGGGACGAGGTGGTGCGGGCCTTCGGCGAGCGGACCGCGCCGAAGCGGGCGCCCCAGGACGCCAAGGGCGCGCCCGCGGCCGGGTCGGGGGCGGCGGCCGTCGTCGAGCTCTCCGTACCGGTGCGGGCGTCCGCGGGGACGCGGGAGCAGCGCGGCTGGGAACTGGCGCAGTGGGCGGTGGCCCGGGCGGACGAGCTGCGGGTCGCCGAGGTGGGGTACGGGGACCGGGTCTGGCGGGCGGACGACTCGTCGGGCGGCTGGGAGAAGGCGAAGGGCACGGGCGCCGACGGCACCGACGGCACCGACGGCACCTGGGTGCGGCTCCGGCTCGTGCCGCGCTGAGCCCCGGAAGAGCGCACGGGCAGCCGTACGGACCGTCCCCCGGACGTGTCATACGGCGCGCGCGTCGCAGAGCTCTCCGGACAGCTTTCCCGATGCGTGTCATGTCACGGCAATCCCCTTGTGGCACAAGGGAAGTGACGGTTCGGCGACGGGCGGCGCATTGACGCGTTCGTCCGCTTTCCTCCCCACCCGACAATACGACGCATTGCCCATTCTTTACCTTCGGCGTCCGCAACCTCCCCCGCCCCGGGGCCGGTTGTCACTGCGTCCAACCGCACACACCCCCGCTCGTCGAAGGAGCACCATGTCCCTCCCCCTGACCCGTCGGATCGCCCGCGCCGCCCTGCTCGTCGCGGCCGGAGCGGCCCCGGTGGTCGTCGCGGCCGGCTCCGCGAGCGCCGCGGACCAGTCCCTCGCCCCCACCGGCGCCCTGTCGGGTCTGACCCAGCTCGACGGCGCCGCCACGGGCGCCACGCTGGACACCGCCTCGCAGACCGCGACCGGCGTCGTCGGCGAGACCGGCAGCACGGCCGTCGGCACGGCCGTCCCGGCGGCCGGCAAGACCCTGGGCACGGCGGGCAAGACCGCCACCCCGGCCGCCCAGCACGTCGCCGGCGACGCCGCGGGCAGCGCGGGCGAGGTCGTCGGCCGGACCGCGGGCGCGGCCGCCGAGAGCGCCGAGGGCCCGACCGGCGGCTCCCTGGGCGGTCTGCCCACCCAGGGCGTGCCGGCGCCCACCCTGCCGCTCGGCGGCGGGCTGCCGATCGGCGGCTGACCTCCGCCACGCACACGTGAGGGCCCGGGGAGCACCGTCCCCCGGGCCCTCACCCGTGTCCGTCAGCCCAGGCGCTTGACCGCGGCCTCGACCCGCTCGTCGGTCGCCGTGAAGGCCACCCGCACGAAGCGCTCGCCCGCCTCGCCGTAGAAGTCGCCGGGCGCCACCAGGATGCCCTTGTCGGCGAGGTAGGCCACCGTGTCCCAGCACGGCTCGTCGCGGGTCGCCCACAGGTAGAGGCTGGCCTCGCTGTGCTCGATGCGGAAGCCGTGCGCCTCCAGGGCCGCGCGCAGGGCGGCGCGCCGGGCCGCGTACCGCTCGCGCTGCTCGGCCACGTGCGCGTCGTCGCCGAGCGCCGCGACCGTGGCCGCCTGGACCGGGGCGGCGGTCATCATGCCGCCGTGCTTGCGGATCTGGAGCAGCTCGCCCAGGACGGCCGCGTCGCCCGCGATGAACGCGGCCCGGTAGCCGGCCAGGTTGGAGCGCTTGGACAGCGAGTGGACGGCGACGATCCCCTCGTACGAACCGCCGGAGACGTCCGGGTGCAGCACGGAGACCGGGTCGGCCTCCCAGCCCAGCTCCAGGTAGCACTCGTCGGAGAAGACGAGGACGCCGTGCTCGCGCGCCCAGGCGACGATCCGGGTCAGCTCGTCCTTGCCGAGGACCTTGCCGGTCGGGTTGGACGGGGAGTTGAGCCACAGCAGCTTCAGACCGGCCGGGTCCAGCTCGGTGGGGTCGTCGTAGACGACGGCCTCGGCGCCGCACAGCCGCGCGCCCACCTCGTACGTCGGGTAGGCGAGCCGCGGGTAGGCGACCCGGTCGCCGGCGCCCAGGCCGAGCTGGGTCGGCAGCCAGGCCACCAGCTCCTTGGAGCCGACCACCGGGAGCACGTTCTCGTGGGCGAAGCCGGTGGCGCCCAGGCGCCGCTCGCACCAGCCGGTGAGCGCGTCCCGCAGCTCCTTCGTGCCCCACACCGTGGGATAGCCCGGCGAGTCCGCCGCCGCGACCAGGGCGTCCTGGATCAGCGCGGGCACCGGGTCGACCGGGGTGCCCACGGAGAGGTCCACGATCCCGTCCGGGTGGGCCGTCGCCGTCTTCTTGTACGGCTCCAGCTTGTCCCAGGGGAAGACGGGCAGGCGCGAAGAGACTGCGCTCACGGGTTGGCTCACTTCCTCGTTCGTACGCGGGAGATGCGTCGGCCGCCGCCTCGGCAAACGCGTCGGCCCCGTACAGCGGACGATGCCGTACGGGACCGAGGGCGGTTGATCAGCCGTTCTGCGGCGGCAGGGCGGCGATGAAGGGGTGGTCGCGCTCGATCAGGCCGAGCTTGGAGGCGCCACCGGGCGAACCGAGCTCGTCGAAGAACTCGACGTTCGCCTTGTAGTAGTCCTTCCACTCGTCCGGGGTGTCGTCCTCGTAGAAGATCGCCTCGACCGGGCAGACCGGCTCACAGGCCCCGCAGTCGACGCATTCGTCCGGGTGGATGTACAAGGACCGCTGGCCCTCGTAGATGCAGTCGACGGGGCACTCCTCGATGCACGCCTTGTCCTTGACGTCGACACAAGGCTGCGCGATGACGTAGGTCACGCTGTCGTTCCTCCTCGATAGGGCTGGTCTGCGCGGGAGCGCGGCGTCGTCGATGCCCGCCCCTAGTATCTCCGTTCTCGGGGGCGATCCGAACAGGAGGGGCTAAGAAGCTGTGGAATTCGCCGGTGGAGGACGACTCGAAGTCCGTATTACCGCCTCTGACGTGGGAAAACGCGTCTCTGTTCGGTACGTGACGGACTCGGGTGCGCCGGGTGAGAAGTTCACCGACGCGGTCGGCGTTCTCACATCGTGGGAGGACGGTGTGCTGCTGATCACACGCAGGACGGGGGAAACCGTCCGGATCGCGGGATCCTCCCTGGTCGCCGGCAAGACCGTCCCCGCCGCCCCGGCCCGCCGCCGCGGCCCCGCCGCGACCTTCCCCGAGCTCGCCCGCGCCACCGCCCGGGCCTGGCAGCCGCTGGAGAGCGAGCCGCTCGGCGAGTGGACCCTGCGGGCCGCCGGCGGATTCACCCGGCGGGCCAACTCGGCGCTGCCGCTGGGCGATCCCGGCATGCCCGTCGCGGCCGCCCTCGACCGGGTGCGGGAGTGGTACGCGGCCCGGGAGCTGCCCGCCTACGTGCAGGCCGCCACCGGCGGCGCGGGCACCCAGGAGCTGCTCTGCGCCGAGCTGGAGCGGCGGGACTGGCGGCGGGAGGTCTCCGCCGAGGTGCGGATCGCGGCGCTCGCCCCGATCGGCGACACCGGCGCGGACGTCGACGCCGTCCGGCTCGGCCGCTCCTTCGACGAGGGCTGGCTGGGCCGCTACCAGCGCTTCGGCGAGCCCGGCCCGCAGGTCCTGAAGGTGCTCGGCAGCGGCCCGAGTGTGTGGTTCGCCTCCGTACCGGGAACGGGAGGGATACCGGCGGCGATCGGACGCTGTGTGGTGGACGGGCGCTGGGCCGGGTTCATGGCGGTGGAGGTCGACCCCGCCCACCGGCGCCGCGGCCTGGCCACGGCCGTCATGACGGCGCTCGCCCGCCGCGCGCTCGACGAGGGCGCGTCGGCCGCCTGGCTCCAGGTGGAGGCGGACAACGACGGCGCCCGGGCGCTGTACGACGGGATGGGCTTCGCGGTCCACCACCACTACCACCACTACCGATGGACGGGCGCATGACCGACTGGCGGCGGGAGTTCGCGGAGGAGGCCAGGGCCGAGCAGCCCGACCTCGCCCGCCTCTGCCTGCTGGTCGGCGCGGTGGCCGACCCCTCGGTGACCCAGGCCGACCTGGACGCGGCCGAGATCGAGCTTGACCGGCTCGCCGGGCTCGTGCCGTACGGGACGCGCGGCGCCGACGCGTGGGTGGCGGCGCTCTCCGAGCTGCTCGGCCGCCGCGAGGGCTTCCAGGGCGTGCCCGCCGACTACCAGCGGCTGGAGTCCTCCCTCCTGCACGAGGTGCTGCTGCGCCGCCGCGGGCTGCCGATCCTGCTGTCGGTGGTGTGGATGGAGGTCGCCCGCCGGGCCGGGGCCCACGTCTACGGCCTCGGCCTGCCCGGCCACTTCGTGGTCGGCTTCGGCGACCCGGGCGACCTCCACCTGGCCGACCCCTTCGCCGGCGGCCGCGCCATGACCGGCGCCGACGCCGAGCTGCTGGTCGCGGGCGCCACGGGCGAGGCGCTCGACCCCTCGATGCTGCGGCCCGCCTCGCCCACCGCGATCGTGCTGCGGGTCCTGAACAACATCCGCGCCTGGGCCACCGCCCGGCCCGAGCGCTCGGACGTCGCCCTGTGGGCGGTCGACCTCTCCCTGATGCTGCCCTCGCACCCGGCCCGGCTGCGCTACGAGCGCGCGGAGCTGCTCGTCCAGCGCGGCGACTTCCTCACCGGGGCGCTGGAGATGGAGGCGTACGCGACGGTCATGGACGCGGTGGAGCCGAGCGCCGCCGAGACCATCCGGCAGCGGGCGAAGGCGGCGCGGGCGCTGCTCAACTGACCCGTCCCGCGGAGCCCCCTCGCCGACGGGGCCTTCCCGAGCGCGCCGGGCGACGAGCGGACCGCCTGCACGCGGTGCCTTAGGGCGTGTACGGCCTCGGGGCGGGGCGATCCGCGCCACTGTGGGGGCGGACGTCGCACAGGAACGTCCCGAGCGGAAGGAGCGCGATGGAAACCCCCCACGGTCCCGGCAGCTACGTCGCCCACACGGGCACCGACGTGTACGGCCCCGGCAAGGTCATCGGCGTGGACGGACGGCACCGGCGGGTGCGGTTCGTCCACTACGTGGCGACGGTGCGGGCCGAGGACCTGCGGGCGGCGTCCGCGGGCGAGGCCCGGGAGGTCCAGGCCTGGCTGCGGGCCAGGAAGGCGCGGTACGGGGGCGAGTGGTAGCCCCCCGTACCGCGGCCCTCCGGGAGGGTCAGCCCTCGCCGCTGAGGTCGATGGTCCGGACGCGCTCGGACGGGGTCTTGCCGCGCAGGGCGTCGCGCATCACGAAGGCCACGTCGTCGGCGGAGACCTCGTGCTTGCTGCCGTCGCCCTTGGTGATCATGATCCCGGCGAAGACGCCGTCGAGGAGGTCGTCGATCGCCTGCTTGTCGTAGACCTCGACCAGCTTCCCGTCGACGGCCTTCATGGACAGGATCTTCGGCAGCGAGCGGGCCGGACCGAAGTCGATCTTCTTCGAGCCCGCCTTGATCGTGATCAGGCCGGACATCGCGGGCTCCGCGAACTCCTTCATCGCCCGGTCGAGCTCGGCCTTGGTGACGGAGGGCTGGCGGGTGACGACCGGGAGGGCCACGGTCTTCGCCGCGCCCGTCTCGACCTGGGCGCGGTAGGCGTCCTTCACGGCGATCATCGACCGCTGGACGTCCAGGCCCTTGCCCGGCTTCCCCTCGACCGCGGTGACCTTGCCGGGCGAGAAGACGATCGTGCCCTCGGTGGCCGAGCCGGAGCTGCCGGCCAGGTCGGTGAGGGCGACGCCCAGCTTCTCCTCGTCGACCGGGAAGACCGGCTGGGCGACCCGCTCGCCGCCGAAGAGCGAGCCGATGACCGACACCGGGTTGTAGTCGCTGCCGGCCGCGCCGCGCACGGTCGCCTGCGCGTCCAGGGCGAGGCCCGCCTTGTCGGGGGCCAGTTCGGTCCTGGTGCCGCCGACGTCGAGCCGGAGCGGGGCGTGGGCGCGCTTGCCCAGGGCCGCCTCCAGCTTGCCGACCGCCTCCTCCTTCGTCCCGCCGCCGATGTCCACGCCGAGCACGGTGGTGCCCTTGGGGACGTCGGAGTGGTTCAGGAGCAGTCCGGCGCCGTACGCGACGCCGACGAGGCCGACGACGCCGGCACCGACGAGGACCAGCTTGGAGCGGCCCTTCTTGGCGGGCGCCGGGGCGGGCTTGCGGGCCGGGGCGGGCGCGGGCTCGTCGTAGTCGCCGGGCCGCTCGTAGCCGCCGGACCCGTCGGGGGCGTCGGGGGCGTCGGACCAGTCGGGGGTGGCGTACCCGCCGTCGAAGGCCGCCTCGGGCCGCTCGGGGATACGGGGGGTCAGGTCCGGGCCCGGCGGGACGGCCGGGATGCCGCTGGTCAGCGTGGAACCCGAGACGTGCCCGCCGTCCAGCGGTCCGCCGGGCCCGGCGCTCTGCGGCGTCAGGATCGCGGTGTCGTCCGACATGCGGAGCGCGTCCGTCATCCCGGGCATCCCGGGCGTCCCGGGGGTCCCCGTGGTCCGCGGCGTCCCGGGCAGGCCCGCCGGGGCGGCGCCGCCCTGCGGGTGGCCGGGGCCGACGACCGGGCTGCCGCCGGTGACCGGGCCGGTGGTCGGGCCGGTCGGCGGGGTCACGACGGGGGTGCCCGCGGCGGGCGTGTGGCCCGGGCCGCTGTCGTAGAGCGGATTGCCGGCACCGGGGTCGAACACCGGCGTGCCGCCCGCGGGCGTGTGGCCGGGGCCGCCCGTCAGCGGCGTGACGATCGGCATGCTCTGGGTGGTGCTGGCGGCCGACGGGACGCCGTCGGAGGCGGAGCCGCCGGCGAAGCCGGGCGCGGCGGCGGCCGGCGCGGGCGTCGGGGCCGTGACCGGGCCCGGCGCGGGGGCCGGGGCGGCGGCGGGCTTCGGCGCGGGGGCGGACGGCTTGCGCGGGGCGAACCAGTCGCTGGTGGGCTTCTCCTCCGCCCGGTGCGGCTCGGCCGGGGCGACCGGCTCGGGCTCGGGCACCGGCTCCGGGCGCGGCGGCTCGGGCTCGGCCACCGGGGCCTGGGCCACGACCTGGGCCTGGACGTCGGGGGCCGCCTCGGCGACCGGCTTGCGGACGACCACGGGCGGGATCGGACGCGAACCCGGGATGTTGATCCGGATGCGGGTCGTCAGCGTGGTCTCGGTCTTGGGCTCCTCCGGCGGCGCGGAGGCCGCGGGGGCCTCCTCCATCGCCTCCTGGCCCGGGCGGAGCCCGTACGGAGGGGTGCCCGAGGGGTACGCGGCCCCGCCGCGCGCCTGGGCGCCGGAGGACGAACTGTCAGTCTCTCGACCAGTTTCACGACTCAAAGCAGGATCTCCCGGTTGGCTCCGCCGCCCGCGCTCTTGCTGACGCACATGGTGATCGGGGCGGTCGACGGCGCGCACCACCATACTGGCCGCCGCCGCCCTGTACCCGACCCGGCGTGGATCGGCCATGGGCAATCCGGCCGAAGTCAGGCCGGACCGGCGGAGGTCCGGCCCGGCCTTCGGGGCGGGGCCGGGTCAAGTGGGCCTGTTCACGGGGCCGGTCGCGACAGCCGGTTCATCGTGGCGCACATCACAGCGACGGCCATGCCGCCGAGCAGGAAGACCATCTCCCCGAGTCCGCCGCCGAACAGGCCGTCGCCCTCGGGGCGCCCGAAGCTGAGCACCACGATGGCGACCAGCCACCCGCCGCCGGAGGCCGCGACGCCCAGCTGGGTGCCGGTGGCGATCCGGCCGCCGTAGAAGACGGCCGCTGAGGCGAGCAGGGCCAGCAGCAACCCGGCCGGGAACCAGGCCGCTTGGACCAGGGAGCCGGCCGCCCCGACGAGGGCGCCGAGGACGACGAGCACCGCGTACCAGACGTAACGCCCCTTCACGAGGCGACTCCGGCGAAGAGATCGGTCTCGCGTTCGCCCGCGGGCGCGCCGGACGCGCCGTGGACCAACTCGTAGTACTCGGTGGTGAAGATCGGCTGGCCCAGGTTGTTGGAGAGGGCGAAGAAGGGGCCGTCGACGGCGATCTGGGTGACGTGGGCGCGCATGGCGGCGGTCTTGCGGGCCGCGTGGGCGCCGGCGCCGTCGATCTCGGCGGTGATCCGGGCGTCGTCGACGACTCCGGGCAGGTCGCCGACCTCGGCGGCGGCGGGGAAGACGGAGCCCTCGGCGCGCAGCCGGTCGAAGCCGGCCTCGACGACCGGGCGCGGGAGCCGGTTCCAGTAGATCTTGGCGATCGCGTGGGCGGGACCGAGCTCGGGCCGGTAGGCGGGGTCGGCGGCCAGTTCGGCGGCGCGGGTGGCGACCCGGTGGGCCTGGATGTGGTCCGGGTGGCCGTAGCCGCCGTCGGGGTCGTAGGTGACCAGGACCTGCGGCCGGGTCTCGCGGATCACCTCCACGAGGTACGGCGCGGCGGTGTCGACGTCCGTGTTCCAGAAGGCGTTCGGACGCCCGTTCTGCTCGGCGCCCATCATCCCGGAGTCGCGGAAGCGCCCCGGGCCGCCGAGGAAGCGGTGGTCGGTGACCCCCAGCTCCTTCATCGCGGCGTCGAGTTCGCCGACCCGGTGCTCGCCGAGCCGGTCCTCCCGGTCGGGCGCCAGGTGGGCGAGCTCGGGCGGGATGACCTCGCCCTCCTCGCCCAGGGTGCAGGTCACCAGGGTGACCTGGGCGCCCTCGGCCGCGTACCTGGCCATGGTGGCGCCGTTGTTGATCGACTCGTCGTCCGGGTGGGCGTGCACCAGGAGCAGACGACGGGCGGGAAGAACCGTCATGGCCCCACCCTACGAGGCGGGACCACCGGCGGAGCGGCAGGTCAGAACTTCAGTCCGCCGATCATGCTCGCCACGT
The DNA window shown above is from Streptomyces showdoensis and carries:
- the mshB gene encoding N-acetyl-1-D-myo-inositol-2-amino-2-deoxy-alpha-D-glucopyranoside deacetylase; this translates as MTVLPARRLLLVHAHPDDESINNGATMARYAAEGAQVTLVTCTLGEEGEVIPPELAHLAPDREDRLGEHRVGELDAAMKELGVTDHRFLGGPGRFRDSGMMGAEQNGRPNAFWNTDVDTAAPYLVEVIRETRPQVLVTYDPDGGYGHPDHIQAHRVATRAAELAADPAYRPELGPAHAIAKIYWNRLPRPVVEAGFDRLRAEGSVFPAAAEVGDLPGVVDDARITAEIDGAGAHAARKTAAMRAHVTQIAVDGPFFALSNNLGQPIFTTEYYELVHGASGAPAGERETDLFAGVAS
- a CDS encoding DUF6113 family protein, encoding MKGRYVWYAVLVVLGALVGAAGSLVQAAWFPAGLLLALLASAAVFYGGRIATGTQLGVAASGGGWLVAIVVLSFGRPEGDGLFGGGLGEMVFLLGGMAVAVMCATMNRLSRPAP
- the dapE gene encoding succinyl-diaminopimelate desuccinylase; its protein translation is MADTAPGETSLDLTLDGAALTAALVDFPSVSGTEKPLADAIEAALRGLPHLTVDRHGNNVVARTDLGRDERVVLAGHIDTVPIADNVPSRLDEDGILWGCGTSDMKSGVAVQLRIAATVPAPNRDLTFVFYDNEEVAAHLNGLGKIADAHPDWLAGDFAVLLEPSFGEVEGGCQGTLRVKLHTAGERAHSARSWMGSNAIHAAAPILARLAAYEPRKPVIDGLEFHEGLNAVGIEGGVATNVIPDACVVTVNYRYAPDLSPEQAVAHVREVFADCGVAEFEIDDESGGALPGLSHPAAAAFMKAVGGSAHPKFGWTDVARFSALGVPAVNYGPGDPIYAHKRDEHVHVEKIHHCEARLRDWLTD
- a CDS encoding transglutaminase-like domain-containing protein: MTDWRREFAEEARAEQPDLARLCLLVGAVADPSVTQADLDAAEIELDRLAGLVPYGTRGADAWVAALSELLGRREGFQGVPADYQRLESSLLHEVLLRRRGLPILLSVVWMEVARRAGAHVYGLGLPGHFVVGFGDPGDLHLADPFAGGRAMTGADAELLVAGATGEALDPSMLRPASPTAIVLRVLNNIRAWATARPERSDVALWAVDLSLMLPSHPARLRYERAELLVQRGDFLTGALEMEAYATVMDAVEPSAAETIRQRAKAARALLN
- a CDS encoding GNAT family N-acetyltransferase; translation: MEFAGGGRLEVRITASDVGKRVSVRYVTDSGAPGEKFTDAVGVLTSWEDGVLLITRRTGETVRIAGSSLVAGKTVPAAPARRRGPAATFPELARATARAWQPLESEPLGEWTLRAAGGFTRRANSALPLGDPGMPVAAALDRVREWYAARELPAYVQAATGGAGTQELLCAELERRDWRREVSAEVRIAALAPIGDTGADVDAVRLGRSFDEGWLGRYQRFGEPGPQVLKVLGSGPSVWFASVPGTGGIPAAIGRCVVDGRWAGFMAVEVDPAHRRRGLATAVMTALARRALDEGASAAWLQVEADNDGARALYDGMGFAVHHHYHHYRWTGA
- a CDS encoding bifunctional succinyldiaminopimelate transaminase/glutamate-prephenate aminotransferase, which translates into the protein MSAVSSRLPVFPWDKLEPYKKTATAHPDGIVDLSVGTPVDPVPALIQDALVAAADSPGYPTVWGTKELRDALTGWCERRLGATGFAHENVLPVVGSKELVAWLPTQLGLGAGDRVAYPRLAYPTYEVGARLCGAEAVVYDDPTELDPAGLKLLWLNSPSNPTGKVLGKDELTRIVAWAREHGVLVFSDECYLELGWEADPVSVLHPDVSGGSYEGIVAVHSLSKRSNLAGYRAAFIAGDAAVLGELLQIRKHGGMMTAAPVQAATVAALGDDAHVAEQRERYAARRAALRAALEAHGFRIEHSEASLYLWATRDEPCWDTVAYLADKGILVAPGDFYGEAGERFVRVAFTATDERVEAAVKRLG
- a CDS encoding TIGR00730 family Rossman fold protein, which gives rise to MGVPEEPKKPEEQRLGPVLRRRDQVQPGTTDQRLLDTEGDSEWVHTDPWRVMRIQSEFVEGFGALAELPSAISVFGSARTKPDSPEYEAGVRIGRALVEAGFAVITGGGPGAMEAANKGAREAEGVSVGLGIELPFEQGLNPHVDIGVNFRYFFVRKTMFVKYAQGFVVLPGGLGTLDELFEALTLVQTRKVTRFPIVLFGSEYWKGLVDWLRDSVVAGGKASEHDLLLFHVTDDVDEAVALVTKEVGR
- the fdxA gene encoding ferredoxin yields the protein MTYVIAQPCVDVKDKACIEECPVDCIYEGQRSLYIHPDECVDCGACEPVCPVEAIFYEDDTPDEWKDYYKANVEFFDELGSPGGASKLGLIERDHPFIAALPPQNG